The DNA segment GGCAAAGAGGCAGGAGCAtggagattcattcattcaaccagttcCCGAGCTCCTGCTTGCTGCCTGGGATATTGAGATGGACAAGACTTGGTCCACACCCTTGGAGCTGACACCCAGCAGGGAAGACTGAGAGAATAACAAAGTCTGCCAGCCAGAGGGATCGCAGTGCAATAGAGGTTTACACCTTGTACACAAGtcttcagggaaggcttcccagaggaggtgatgggTAACCTGAGTCTTGAGGGAGGAATAGGAGTTTACCAGATATTCAGCATTCCAGGAAGGAGGAGCACCACGTTCAGGATATGATATGTCAAAAAGCCAGCCCCCGGGAGTCCCCAGCACCCCActggggcaggcaggagaggacagggcaggaaggagctaGGCAAGAAAGTTCAGAGGGAAGCAAGGGTCTGCTCTCAGAGGATCTAGTGGGTGACTCTGAGTGTTGAACTTTATCTGAGGGCCCTACacgggggtgaggggagggtcaAAGGGGGTTTCTGTGATCCTGACACATCAGATCCCTCCAGCAGCTCATGCAGGGTAGGTTAGAGGGGCAAGGCTGCACTCAGGGTTACCaggtcatccattcattcaacggAAGATCCTGAACAAACTGTGCCAGAAGCTGTGCTTGGCACAGGGATTCAGGGGAGAAGACaggcccctgccttcaaggagctccaGGCTATGGAGGAGACAGGTACAAGACAGAGCATTGCCGCTCAGTGGGGGTCCAGAGACCCTCCTTAAAGGTGAGCCTGAGGCAGGATGGCTACAGGCACTGCAAGGCCCTGGGCAAAATGAGAATGAGGAGCCCTGTGTTCAAAGACTGTCAGAAATTTCAAGATGGCCACCGCAGAGCTTTAAACGCAGCACAGAGCTCTGTGTGACAACATGGCACACATGCTACTGAACTCAGCCGTGCCTGAGGGAAATCCTTCAATAGCAATAAGGCAACAGGGattggcccggtggctcagtggttaagttcacacattccgcttctcagcggcccggggttcgccagttcagatcctgggggagagatgacaccgcttggcaaaaatccatgctgtggtaggggtcccacatataaaaaagtggagaaagatgagcatggatgttagctcacagccagtcttccttggcaaaaagaggaggattggtaatagttagctcagggctgattttcctcaaaaaaacggaaaaaaaagaataaggcaagaaatgaaggaaaaggtaGGAGGAATGATGGTAGACGAAACAGCACATCCAGAGGCTCTAATTTTGCAGAAGGCATTCAGGACTCCAAGCAAGCAGGTGGTGTGAGTGTCAGTGACCAAAACATGGGCACAGGAGCGTCAGAACCCTGAATCCTACAGGGAGTCCCTGGAGGTCAAACCCTTCAGGCAACACAGACAAGTGACACAATCCAGGTTCTTTCCCGAAGACCACTCTGTATTCACTGTGGAGTAAGGGTGCGGTGGGAGAGGTGCTAGACAGCTGCTGCACACCAGCAGGGGCAAGAGGTGAGAGGCACAGACGTGAGAGTCATTTAAGAGCAGAAACAAGTTGGATGTGCCCCCCAGACTCCTGTAGGGGGTGAGCAGGTGGGCATGGTGCTGATAAACATGGTGGGGAGAAAAGCCCAGAATCCTCAGACCCCAGAGCTCCCTGAGCTTCGACagtgcccctcccctccagcaggTTGTACTCACCATGGGCACAGAATTCCCCAAGAAATCTGGTGACAGTTTTCCAGTCCTCGGAGTTGCTGACCACACAGGTGAGGCTGGCATTGGGTGGGCTCAGAGGCAGGCTCACAGCCAGGGTCCAGGAGTTGCGGGCTGGTTCCAGCTCCCTTGAGAGGTCCTTGCTTTCCCAGGTCACATTCAGGTCCTCTGTGACCCCTGCAGCCCTGCACTCCAGGGTGATGTTGCACCAGCCTTCTGTGGTAGACACTGACTTGGCCAGGATCTGGGGAAGGGGCACaggctctggggtgggagggacaagAAATGGAGCCTCACGTAAGTGGAAAACACTACAATTTGCACATTCTCATCCACTATCTCACTGaagctctgtcttcctccctctagGAAGGGGAGACATTTTATAGACGAAATAGAATTTACCCAAAGCTAAATATGTTGCAAGAGACAAGAAGGAAGGGAGCCACTGAGTTAAGCCTTATGTGACTGCACTAGATGAGAAAGTCTTAAAATCTCccacaagaaaataaagccagCACTCCACCCACCCAAGGCCCAGTATTTTTAGAAATTGGGTCTTTCCTAGGAGAAGTCGGGAATGAAGGACTTGTCCTGATCCAGGACCTTCGCCCTGCTTCTGCTGAGATGATGCCTGAACGATAAGCCCAGAGTGAAGAAGGACGTCTGGCCAGCTCTGAGAGCCCAGAGAAGTCCCCATGCTCTCCAAAGTGGAGACATTTGTGGGAGATGCAGTGGTAATGATTAGGGATGACAACCCCAAGTGTGATTAGAATGTGCCACTGGACTTGTGGGTacacagagaaggagaagtgaCAGGTTTTCCAGACAGTCATAGAAATCTCATGGAGACGTAAAGCTGTCAAAGCCACTCTCTGTAGGAGGGTATTTCTCTATGCAGAGGAGCTGTAGGGTAAGAAAGAGGTGCTAAATGAGGTCTTCAGAAGTGGGGCAGACTAGACTTTCTCCTACATCTATGGAAGCTCTTAGGGCTGGATTTCGTAAGCGAGGCTGGCCTCTGGCTAGGGttgagaaaaagcagagggaataAGGAGGATGAACTGCACAAGTATTTCTGAATTATGGCAGGCAGAACAGTGCCCCCGgcccaaagatatccacatcctaatcctcaggacctgtgaatgtgttaggttaatggcaaagggaaattaaggtagtagatagaattaaggttgctgatcagctgacattaaaatagggagatcattctggattatctgCATGGGACCTATGTAATCACAAGTGTTCTtaagagtggaagaaggaaggagaggcgTCAGAAGGATGCAGTGTAAGGAGGACTCGTCCCGCCATTGCTgcctttgaagacagaggaatgtGGCCAAGAGCtaggaatgcaggcagccaccAGGAggtggaaaagataagaaaatgttttttcccgTGGCTCCtgcagaaaggaacacagccctgccaacaccttcactTTAGTGCAGTGAGACCCGTGTCTGACTCCTGACCTACACATAGCAGAGTAAGGGAACACAGTTGTGTGGATTTAGCCCGCTACGTTTGTAGTACAGCCGTCCCTCCTCATCCACGGTCTCACTTTCCCAGGTTTCCGTTAGCCACGGTCAACCACAcaccaaaaacattaaatgagaAATTCCAGAAATCAATAAGTCATGTTTTAAATTGCAAAGTGTTCTGAGTAACGTGTTGAAATCTCACGGCATCCTGCTCTATcctgcctgggacatgaatcatccctttgtccagcatgtccacactgtatacactacccaTCCATGAGTCACTTAGTAGCTGGTTTATCAGATCTACAGTGATGGTGtctcagtgcttgtgttcaagtaaccttcattttacttaataatgatcCCAAAGATCAAGAGTAGTGACggtcggatatgccaaagagaagccataaagtgattcttttaagtgaaaaggtgaatgttcttgacttaataaggaaagaaaaaaatcatatgctgaagtTGCGAAGATctatagtaacttttattacaatatagtgttataatcgttctattttattgttagttactgttcatctcttactgtgcctaatttataaatgcagctttatcataggtatgtgtgtataggcAAAACATACTATACATGCAGTtcggtactatccacagtttcaagCATGcactggaggtcttggaatgtatcctccacagataagggggggcgactataatttgttatagcagcaatagaaaactaactcATAAATTAAGTCAACTGAATCCTCTAAAGAACAATCAGTGTTATGGCAAAAATTCCATTTCCCCCATAATTCTATTTTCGTCTCCCAAAACACTGAAGTGATTCTTTCCCTGgtgtgaatctcagctctgctctccattTGTGCTGAACCCACTTATCGTAATTTCAATGGAGAAAATAGAGCCTGAAGGCTGCTGTCAGGAAGGAGTCCTGCAAAATGGTGCCCACGTGACACTCCTAGGCACAAAAGAAGGCTGTAGCCATGGGATTGAGGTGAGGGGGTGTCACGTACCATACACAGTGAGGTCGAAAATCTGGTTAGATTCCATTCCCCCAGGTAAGTTGGCTCGAGCCTGGTACTGCCCACTGTCTTCACGGGTCAAGTTCTCAATCCTCAGGGACGTCATGTTGTGGACATGGACCCTCTGCATGTACTTGTCCTGGAGGCTGACCCAGGTTGGAGTCCCTTCTGACCCTTTCTGGACTTGCAGCATGACTGTGTGTTTAATGGCAGGGCCAAAGGCCCAAGTGATCTTCTGCAGCTCAGTTCCTGGTTGCTTGAACACATGAAACCACACAGAACCTCCTCGGATCCCCTTCAGAGAAACGTAGGATTCAGAATCCTGAACTCCAGAACCATGTGCTCCAGAACTCTTGACCCCAGTGCTGCAGACACCTAGGGCATTGGAATCAGGAAAGTGAGTGTTCTTTGATCAAGAATAACAGAGAGAATCACAGACcccatcttttttgtgtgtttggtaaagaagattggccctgaactaacatctgtgccaatcttgctctattttgtatgtggcatgctgccaaagcatggcttgatgagcagtgtgtaggtcttcaCCAAGGCTCTGAACCCGTGAGCCCTCGCATGCCAAAGCAGAATGctcaaacttaagcactacaccagcAGGCCGAAACTTGGATgcatctttttaataaaatccatCCAACACACTCCCTTGATTCTTGAAAGGCAGCCTAGGACAAAGAATTTGAAGCAATTCTGGAATCAAGTCCTGGTTCTAGTGGAGTGTAACCTTGAACAGGTTACATAAACTTGCTAACCTGCAGTCAGGTTCCCTACCTGCCTCAAAAAGATAGTATGAATTAAATGAGCTCAAGGATCAAAGGCACCAGCACATTTTCTGACACATACAGAGTGTGTATCTGTACGAAGCAGCTTCCAAAGTGAGTCCAAAGACCCCTCCCTCCTCATGCTTACACCCTTGGATCCACCTCCCCTGGAGTGTGGTCTGACCTGGTGACTTGCTTCTAAGGAACAGGAtacagcaaaggtgatgggatgtcacctAGCGATGTGAGCTTATACACGACTGTGACCCATCTTGctcgcactctctctctccctcagtctgatggagccagctgccatgttgtcagctgccctgtggagaggcccacacggcgaggaactgagggcagcctccagccaacagccagggaggaaactgaggccctcagtccaacagccacAGGAACTGCATCTTATCAGCAATCACACGAGTGAGCTCGGAAGTAGATTCTTCCCAGCTGAGCCTTGAGCTGACTGCAGCCCCCATCAAGGTCTTGATTTCAGTCTCAGAGAccctgagccacagggccagctaAACCACCCCTGgatcctgacccacagaagctgtgagacTGTACAGGGTATTGTTTTAAGGCACAAGTTTTCGAGTAACAGGTTACACAGCAATGAATAACAAATACAATGACAAGGTTGCTCTCCCTTCCCAAAAACCAGGTGGGCAGTGCTCATTCACTCTTCTTTTCAAGAGGAGAAGCACAAGAAGCCCAGACTGGAGTTGATTCCTCCAGCTCAGACATGGTGGTACCAGGTCAGCCCTCTCTTCCACAGGACAGCTGCCAAAGCTGGCAGGTCCCCTCTGAGTTTCAGGCCAGGGGTGCCTGGTTCCTACCCACTCTGTCTCCAGGAGTAGCTTCTTGGtctgtctccatctctcatcCCTGGGGAGCTCCAGGCTCTCCCAGCTTCACTGTTATTGCAGCAGAAGTGGCCTTGCCTCTCTGGTAATGGTCCCCTTAAGGCAGCACTGCTGGGACCTCAGGGTTCCCAGCCTCCACGCAACCAAAAAgccatttgttctttctgttcaCCCATGGACAGTACATTTGCTAAATTATAAcagttgttttgtcttttgttcacCAAAGACagcagacagaggagggagaCCCTGCCCCCCTGTTCCACcccgctgccctccctcccaggagcccggaccactcactgaggaggaggctgctgaagccgagGAGCCAGGAGGCCCTGCAGACGGGGGTGTCTTCTGAGCAGGGCCCCATCGCAGGCTGCCTGCCAGCCTGTCCCGCTGCAGAGGAGACatccaggaggcagaggaaaagctTCACTCAGACAAGCCCTTTGCgctcttccccaccccaaggGCGGAGCTAAATATTAGTTCTGGGATCGCAGCCCAATAGTCAGACTAAGCCATTCAGATCTTTCATATCATCCCTGGTATCTACAGTAAGACGTCAATCATAATTGCAGAACCAGTTATAAACAGCCTCACTCTATGATCCTCCTGGCCCAGTATTGGACAGACCCCTCCCTGCAGTGTTCTCACACTTTCCAGCCCTACACCCACTCAAAACCCTCACCTGCTTCTCCGGTCAACAGCCTACTCCAGGCAGGCCTGGCCACCAGTGCCAGTGTGGTCAGCTCAGAGGTCACTCTGTTACAGCCAGGCTGGGCTAAGCCTCACCTTAATGAGTCAAATTTCCATTAGGATTTTCCACAAATTTCAACTGTCAGTCACCTAAGTAAGAAGCTCTgaacaaaaaagcaaagctcTTTGTGTGAAGTGTCAAATCCCCACACCCCCAATGCACATATTGCCCTTTGCCTATTGCTTGCGCCTACATGGCTTTCTCAGCGGCCACTAGTGCTAGTGATGCTCCCCACACAGGGCATAGACTAACCTCTACAGAAACTGACAGGCTCTTAGCTGCATCACAACCAGGCTTTTCCTCTAAGCCTCTGCCAGCCCTGCTCCCGCCATCACGGAGCAGCAGGGACAGAGACCTGCACACTCCTCCTGGCCACAGCCTCCGCTGCTTCAGACTCACGGCCCCTGCTGAGGGTCAGGCCCCGGACTCTTCCCCCAGACTGGAGACTCTGCAACATCCGAGAACTCTTGCCTCCCCTACCTTAGGGGACTCGCGCCTTCTTCCTAACTCCTGGGAagtgcctccttctcctccccactgagGCTTCCTCCTCAGCTGCCCACGTAGAACACCCCAAGGCTGGAGCTGCAGCACTGGCCCCATGACCATGCACTCAAGGTAGTCAGGGCACCGCATAGTAACCCATATTTGAATGTGAAACCCAAGCCCTAAGTGGTTGTACAACTTGTGAAATGTCACACAGCAAATCAAGGGTCAGGGTCTGCACTCTTAACAACAAACTCATGAAAAAAATCCCCAACATCACAGCTGTCCAATCCTACTGTGTGGCCTCAAGCAGGTCACCTAATTCCAGTTTGTTCATCCTCTAAACTGCTCTGCAGCATCCCAGACAAGAGAACATTCAACACTGGCTTGATTACACTACTCCACCTTGTAATGAGGATATCACTTCAAAAGGCAGTCCATGAGTCCTATGGTCTGGAACTTCTTCTATGGAGTCTAAATCCAGGCAGCTCCTCCACTAGTCACTCTCAGGGTGACGGTGAGCAAGTCTCATAggtccccttcctctctgtccctaTGTCTCTAGTGAGAGCACTCTTCATGTGAGAATTGTAGAGTTATGCAAACCAATTGCTTAAACCTCATTTCTACATCCTAGCCATCCTGTGCCAAGGTCTAACACACAAACAAGCTCACATGCTAGCTGCAGAACCTTTGGTAAGAGTGTGCTACACATAGCTACCTGATGCCAGGAATGTTTGAGGAATTAGATGAGGGCACACCTGGATCTACAGCAGCATGATATGTATGTCAGGAAGGGCCAGGTAGGAGAAAAATGGAGAGTTCAGTGAGCTGAGATCACGGGAAGAACAAGAGATCTGAGAGGTGACCAGGAGAATAAGTTTTCAGGAAGTCACAGAAAACGTAGGTAATTCTCTGGATCTCCAAGGGAATTGGTGGATGGTAATGTCTATATTACTTGAATTCCAAAGGGCAGGACACCTCAGTTGAGAGAGGGTCATGTGAAGAATACATTTATTGGATATCTACTCTATGCCAGAGTCTTTCCATCTGTTCTTTCAACTAATCCacaatatatgtttaattaaatCCTCGAAACACCATATTATCTAAGCATTCATTCACTAATGAAGGAGCATCCTGAAAGTccaaagagatgaaataacttatccaaggtcatattttacataaatggcaAACTGGTCACAAGCTGACAGTATCATTCCAGCCATGGACATGCTCTAGAGGAAAAGAAGGATGTCGATTCTGAGAAATTCAAGTCACAGCTGTGAAAGACCCTGGCAAGAGAGAGATTGGCCACTTTATCATGTGAGGGGAACCTGCATCCCCAGGAGGAGGGCTGGATGTTTAGGTAAAGGAGAGTCTGGAGAACAGGATCTGAATTATGGTCTTTACTCTGACCACCATGTTTGGGTGAAAGAGAAGAGCCACCTCCCAGCCATGAATGTGTTGTAACAGAGCAGCAGGGCAGCCCCAGAGC comes from the Equus quagga isolate Etosha38 unplaced genomic scaffold, UCLA_HA_Equagga_1.0 210132_RagTag, whole genome shotgun sequence genome and includes:
- the LOC124233697 gene encoding uncharacterized protein LOC124233697, coding for MGPCSEDTPVCRASWLLGFSSLLLKPVPLPQILAKSVSTTEGWCNITLECRAAGVTEDLNVTWESKDLSRELEPARNSWTLAVSLPLSPPNASLTCVVSNSEDWKTVTRFLGEFCAHDSQGHASTGTLKAILGPIVAVLLILGVGLYLWKTHEKKKKMEIGRGAGLQEEHRNQDDDMQYAELSLQESRGGRDKGMRERMRERRLQEKEDLTAVYSEVQKPGQARP